A genome region from Solanum pennellii chromosome 12, SPENNV200 includes the following:
- the LOC107006709 gene encoding pectin acetylesterase 8-like isoform X3, whose product MLTMSTRSVRLVCLLICSLAISKTDSTKANELLKQEKHADHAYFVDITIVQNAVSKGAVCLDGSPPAYHLDPGFGHGVRNWIILLSGGAWCRNTTDCLNRSKTDLGSSTLMLPFIFLGIFSKSKTENPDFYNWNKVFVRYCDGGAFTGDIENVDSATNLHFRGARIFDAIIEDLLAKGLKDAKNAILSGGSANGYPAMLYCDHFHSLLPKAHRVKCLVDAGYFIRVKNPLLTNVFESIFKDVVTLHGSTKVLPKSCTSRMKPELCFFPENIQRDIKTPFFTVMSAFDSYQVNSIIGSDIGECIQARNCTENQNNAFKELRSEFLRALPKANDPKQRGVFIDSFNHHTQLELWWNKINATPVNNLGNFGPNR is encoded by the exons AT GTTAACGATGTCAACAAGAAGTGTTCGACTTGTTTGCTTACTTATTTGTTCTCTTGCCATCAGCAAAACTGATTCTACAAAAGCAAATGAATTACTGAAACAAGAGAAACACGCAGATCATGCATATTTTGTCGATATAACAATTGTTCAGAATGCTGTATCAAAAGGAGCAG TTTGCTTGGACGGATCGCCTCCAGCATACCATCTTGATCCAGGATTTGGACATGGAGTTCGAAACTGGATTATTCTACTCTCA GGAGGAGCATGGTGCAGAAACACGACAGACTGCCTAAATCGTTCCAAGACTGACTTGGGTTCTTCAACTCTTATGCTgccatttatatttttaggcATTTTCAGCAAGAGCAAAACAGAAAATCCAG ATTTTTACAATTGGAACAAAGTCTTTGTTAGGTATTGTGATGGTGGAGCTTTCACTGGAGATATCGAAAACGTTGATTCT GCTACCAATCTTCATTTTAGAGGTGCAAGGATATTTGATGCAATAATCGAGGATCTTTTAGCTAAAGGATTAAAGGATGCCAAGAAC GCTATTCTGTCGGGTGGTTCTGCTAACGGATATCCAGCAATGCTATACTGTGATCACTTCCACAGTTTATTGCCTAAAGCTCATAGAGTGAAATGCTTGGTTGATGCTGGTTATTTTATCCGCGT GAAAAATCCCCTGCTAACAAATGTGTTCGAGTCCATCTTTAAAGATGTTGTTACACTACAC GGATCTACTAAAGTGTTACCAAAATCATGCACTTCGAGAATGAAACCAGAATTG TGTTTCTTCCCAGAAAACATACAACGAGACATCAAGACGCCATTTTTTACTGTAATGTCAGCATTTGATAGCTATCAG GTAAATAGTATTATAGGCTCTGATATCGGCGAATGCATTCAAGCTAGAAATTGCACTGAAAATCAGAACAATGCCTTCAAAG AATTGAGGTCAGAATTTCTAAGAGCTTTGCCAAAAGCAAATGATCCAAAACAAAGAGGAGTTTTCATTGATTCGTTTAATCATCATACACAGCTTGAACTATGGTGGAATAAAATCAATGCGACTCCGGTTAATAATCTG gggaattttggacccaatagatga
- the LOC107006709 gene encoding pectin acetylesterase 8-like isoform X1 produces MLTMSTRSVRLVCLLICSLAISKTDSTKANELLKQEKHADHAYFVDITIVQNAVSKGAVCLDGSPPAYHLDPGFGHGVRNWIILLSGGAWCRNTTDCLNRSKTDLGSSTLMLPFIFLGIFSKSKTENPDFYNWNKVFVRYCDGGAFTGDIENVDSATNLHFRGARIFDAIIEDLLAKGLKDAKNAILSGGSANGYPAMLYCDHFHSLLPKAHRVKCLVDAGYFIRVKNPLLTNVFESIFKDVVTLHGSTKVLPKSCTSRMKPELCFFPENIQRDIKTPFFTVMSAFDSYQVNSIIGSDIGECIQARNCTENQNNAFKELRSEFLRALPKANDPKQRGVFIDSFNHHTQLELWWNKINATPVNNLTTIKVFGDCYYDRKYSYVIDEHDLPLPVYLYNNGTLKSRG; encoded by the exons AT GTTAACGATGTCAACAAGAAGTGTTCGACTTGTTTGCTTACTTATTTGTTCTCTTGCCATCAGCAAAACTGATTCTACAAAAGCAAATGAATTACTGAAACAAGAGAAACACGCAGATCATGCATATTTTGTCGATATAACAATTGTTCAGAATGCTGTATCAAAAGGAGCAG TTTGCTTGGACGGATCGCCTCCAGCATACCATCTTGATCCAGGATTTGGACATGGAGTTCGAAACTGGATTATTCTACTCTCA GGAGGAGCATGGTGCAGAAACACGACAGACTGCCTAAATCGTTCCAAGACTGACTTGGGTTCTTCAACTCTTATGCTgccatttatatttttaggcATTTTCAGCAAGAGCAAAACAGAAAATCCAG ATTTTTACAATTGGAACAAAGTCTTTGTTAGGTATTGTGATGGTGGAGCTTTCACTGGAGATATCGAAAACGTTGATTCT GCTACCAATCTTCATTTTAGAGGTGCAAGGATATTTGATGCAATAATCGAGGATCTTTTAGCTAAAGGATTAAAGGATGCCAAGAAC GCTATTCTGTCGGGTGGTTCTGCTAACGGATATCCAGCAATGCTATACTGTGATCACTTCCACAGTTTATTGCCTAAAGCTCATAGAGTGAAATGCTTGGTTGATGCTGGTTATTTTATCCGCGT GAAAAATCCCCTGCTAACAAATGTGTTCGAGTCCATCTTTAAAGATGTTGTTACACTACAC GGATCTACTAAAGTGTTACCAAAATCATGCACTTCGAGAATGAAACCAGAATTG TGTTTCTTCCCAGAAAACATACAACGAGACATCAAGACGCCATTTTTTACTGTAATGTCAGCATTTGATAGCTATCAG GTAAATAGTATTATAGGCTCTGATATCGGCGAATGCATTCAAGCTAGAAATTGCACTGAAAATCAGAACAATGCCTTCAAAG AATTGAGGTCAGAATTTCTAAGAGCTTTGCCAAAAGCAAATGATCCAAAACAAAGAGGAGTTTTCATTGATTCGTTTAATCATCATACACAGCTTGAACTATGGTGGAATAAAATCAATGCGACTCCGGTTAATAATCTG ACTACAATAAAGGTATTTGGTGATTGCTATTATGATCGAAAATACTCTTATGTGATCGATGAGCATGACTTGCCACTCCCCGTTTATTTGTACAACAATGGTACTCTCAAGTCTCGTGGATAA
- the LOC107006709 gene encoding pectin acetylesterase 8-like isoform X2: MSTRSVRLVCLLICSLAISKTDSTKANELLKQEKHADHAYFVDITIVQNAVSKGAVCLDGSPPAYHLDPGFGHGVRNWIILLSGGAWCRNTTDCLNRSKTDLGSSTLMLPFIFLGIFSKSKTENPDFYNWNKVFVRYCDGGAFTGDIENVDSATNLHFRGARIFDAIIEDLLAKGLKDAKNAILSGGSANGYPAMLYCDHFHSLLPKAHRVKCLVDAGYFIRVKNPLLTNVFESIFKDVVTLHGSTKVLPKSCTSRMKPELCFFPENIQRDIKTPFFTVMSAFDSYQVNSIIGSDIGECIQARNCTENQNNAFKELRSEFLRALPKANDPKQRGVFIDSFNHHTQLELWWNKINATPVNNLTTIKVFGDCYYDRKYSYVIDEHDLPLPVYLYNNGTLKSRG, translated from the exons ATGTCAACAAGAAGTGTTCGACTTGTTTGCTTACTTATTTGTTCTCTTGCCATCAGCAAAACTGATTCTACAAAAGCAAATGAATTACTGAAACAAGAGAAACACGCAGATCATGCATATTTTGTCGATATAACAATTGTTCAGAATGCTGTATCAAAAGGAGCAG TTTGCTTGGACGGATCGCCTCCAGCATACCATCTTGATCCAGGATTTGGACATGGAGTTCGAAACTGGATTATTCTACTCTCA GGAGGAGCATGGTGCAGAAACACGACAGACTGCCTAAATCGTTCCAAGACTGACTTGGGTTCTTCAACTCTTATGCTgccatttatatttttaggcATTTTCAGCAAGAGCAAAACAGAAAATCCAG ATTTTTACAATTGGAACAAAGTCTTTGTTAGGTATTGTGATGGTGGAGCTTTCACTGGAGATATCGAAAACGTTGATTCT GCTACCAATCTTCATTTTAGAGGTGCAAGGATATTTGATGCAATAATCGAGGATCTTTTAGCTAAAGGATTAAAGGATGCCAAGAAC GCTATTCTGTCGGGTGGTTCTGCTAACGGATATCCAGCAATGCTATACTGTGATCACTTCCACAGTTTATTGCCTAAAGCTCATAGAGTGAAATGCTTGGTTGATGCTGGTTATTTTATCCGCGT GAAAAATCCCCTGCTAACAAATGTGTTCGAGTCCATCTTTAAAGATGTTGTTACACTACAC GGATCTACTAAAGTGTTACCAAAATCATGCACTTCGAGAATGAAACCAGAATTG TGTTTCTTCCCAGAAAACATACAACGAGACATCAAGACGCCATTTTTTACTGTAATGTCAGCATTTGATAGCTATCAG GTAAATAGTATTATAGGCTCTGATATCGGCGAATGCATTCAAGCTAGAAATTGCACTGAAAATCAGAACAATGCCTTCAAAG AATTGAGGTCAGAATTTCTAAGAGCTTTGCCAAAAGCAAATGATCCAAAACAAAGAGGAGTTTTCATTGATTCGTTTAATCATCATACACAGCTTGAACTATGGTGGAATAAAATCAATGCGACTCCGGTTAATAATCTG ACTACAATAAAGGTATTTGGTGATTGCTATTATGATCGAAAATACTCTTATGTGATCGATGAGCATGACTTGCCACTCCCCGTTTATTTGTACAACAATGGTACTCTCAAGTCTCGTGGATAA